One Brassica napus cultivar Da-Ae chromosome A1, Da-Ae, whole genome shotgun sequence genomic region harbors:
- the LOC106416302 gene encoding SNF1-related protein kinase regulatory subunit gamma-1-like, whose amino-acid sequence MGILRNLLTDQKRGVFGVAGEKRGYLYSVVGKMASVPEIKIVRSESLGHRSEVSSPEAKLGMRVEDLWDEQKPQLSPNEKLNACFESIPVSAFPLSSHSQDIELRSDTSLAEAVQTLSKLKVLSAPVVDVDAPEDASWIDRYIGIVEFPGIVVWLLHQLDPTSPRSPAVAGSDGVSHDFTADILDNGDSAVTSGNFFEVLTSSELYKNTKVRDISGTFRWAPFLALQKDNSFLTMLLLLSKYKMKSIPVVDLGEAKIENIITQSGVIHMLAECAGLHWFEDWGLKTLSEVGLPIMSKDHIIKIYEDEPVLQAFKLMRRKRIGGIPVVERKSEKPVGNISLRDVHFLLTAPEIYHDYRSITAKNFLVAVREHLEKHGDTSAPILSGVIACTKNHTLKELILMLDAEKIHRMYVVDDSGNLEGLITLRDIIARLVHEPPGYFGDFFDGVMPLPQNYRV is encoded by the exons ATGGGTATACTTAGAAACCTTCTGACGGATCAAAAGAGAGGGGTCTTTGGTGTTGCCGGAGAAAAAAGAGGGTACCTTTACAGTGTTGTTGGAAAGATGGCGAGTGTGCCGGAGATAAAGATAGTGAGGAGCGAGAGCTTAGGGCATCGAAGTGAGGTGTCGAGCCCGGAAGCCAAACTAGGGATGCGTGTGGAAGATCTATGGGATGAGCAGAAGCCGCAGCTCAGCCCTAACGAGAAGCTCAACGCATGCTTCGAGAGCATCCCTGTCTCTGCTTTCCCTCTCTCCTCTCATTCACAAG ACATCGAGTTAAGATCAGACACAAGTTTGGCTGAAGCTGTTCAGACACTATCGAAACTCAAGGTCTTGAGCGCTCCTGTTGTAGATGTTGACGCGCCTGAAGACGCCAGCTGGATTGACCGCTACATCGGTATTGTGGAGTTTCCAGGCATTGTTGTCTGGCTTTTGCATCAG TTGGACCCAACATCTCCTAGGAGCCCTGCTGTTGCAGGTTCAGATGGAGTTTCTCATGACTTCACCGCTGATATCCTGGATAATGGAGATTCAGCTGTAACTTCTGGAAACTTCTTTGAGGTCCTTACTTCTTCAGAGCTATACAAGAACACCAAG GTTCGAGATATCTCTGGAACATTCAGATGGGCACCCTTCCTTGCTCTGCAGAAAGACAACTCCTTTTTAACCATGCTGTTGCTTCTTTCCAAGTACAAAATGAAGAGCATCCCAGTGGTTGACCTAGGGGAAGCAAAGATAGAGAACATAATCACACAGTCAGGAGTTATCCATATGCTTGCAGAATGCGCAGGGCTTCACTGGTTTGAGGATTGGGGTCTCAAAACTCTCTCTGAAGTCGGTCTTCCCATTATGTCAAAGGATCATATCATAAAG ATATATGAAGATGAACCAGTTCTTCAGGCGTTCAAGCTGATGAGGAGAAAGAGAATCGGAGGCATACCAGTCGTTGAAAGAAAAAGTGAGAAGCCAGTAGGCAACATTAGCCTTAGAGATGTTCACTTTCTCCTCACTGCACCTGAGATCTACCATGACTACAG gTCAATCACGGCGAAGAACTTCTTAGTAGCGGTTAGAGAGCATCTGGAGAAGCATGGGGATACATCAGCACCTATCCTGAGTGGTGTCATCGCTTGCACTAAGAACCATACGCTCAAGGAACTGATTTTGATGCTAGACGCAGAGAAGATTCATAGAATGTATGTGGTGGATGATTCAGGTAACCTTGAAGGACTCATCACTCTCAGAGACATCATTGCAAGACTTGTACATGAGCCGCCTGGCTATTTTGGTGATTTCTTTGACGGTGTTATGCCTCTCCCTCAAAACTACCGAGTTTAA